From the genome of Triticum aestivum cultivar Chinese Spring chromosome 3B, IWGSC CS RefSeq v2.1, whole genome shotgun sequence, one region includes:
- the LOC123071772 gene encoding DNA-directed RNA polymerase III subunit RPC4 isoform X2 (The sequence of the model RefSeq protein was modified relative to this genomic sequence to represent the inferred CDS: added 75 bases not found in genome assembly), whose amino-acid sequence MKKMKPRKRTKRRRTNPHDRNENGNYREEERLLQLRSERAATVSPETKSSSSSSCPSFPAVGGKQKMDAAGTSKRGRRPPSKPQKLKFKPKVPSRKPKKPPAQKPQLEETKTIDEELMKTLRTGRGDAKTLRVIKDEQSAQNPDSKTLSSAAGVSFQAAQSGKQKQPKNSQALQIPRAFPANPERFYGDEDDKDEDEDDDNVVREDDNDVELPESLPSSTECESSIHPAKELNLLEHDDKTRMFLFQLPKSLPLLRTPSTIVHRNGRAIVKEVKEGYNLNDLPEGYMGKMLVYKSGKVKMKLGDAVFDVSPGTECGMQQHAVAVNTRRKHCCQLGEIERQHVVVTPDVNSLLNDNRD is encoded by the exons TATCGAGAAGAAGAACGGCTGCTGCAGCTCCGGAGCGAGCGAGCGGCGACCGTTTCTCCGGAGACGaagagctcgagctcgagctcctGTCCCTCCTTCCCGGCAGTAG GGGGAAAGCAGAAAATGGACGCAGCGGGTACCTCCAAGAGAGGCCGTCGTCCTCCTAGCAAG CCACAGAAGCTCAAGTTCAAGCCGAAAGTGCCGTCGCGCAAGCCAAAAAAGCCACCTGCACAAAA GCCACAATTAGAAGAGACAAAAACAATTGATGAAGAGTTAATGAAGACACTGAGG ACAGGACGAGGAGATGCAAAAACTTTGCGAGTTATAAAAG ATGAGCAATCGGCACAGAATCCTGACTCGAAGACGCTCTCTTCTGCAGCCGGAGTTAGCTTCCAAGCGGCGCAGTCAGGAAAGCAGAAGCAACCAAAAAATTCTCAG GCACTTCAAATCCCTAGGGCCTTCCCTGCCAATCCAG AAAGGTtctacggtgatgaagatgacaaggacgaggacgaagatgatGATAATGTTGTTCGAGAAGATGATAATGATGTTGAGTTACCGGAGTCTCTCCCAAGCTCAACCGAATGTGAATCTTCCATCCATCCAGCGAAAGAGCTCAATCTGCTC GAACACGACGACAAGACAAGGATGTTCTTGTTTCAGTTGCCGAAATCTCTTCCTCTGCTCAGAACACCATCCACTATAGTTCATAGGAATGGAAGGGCCATTGTCAAGGAGGTGAAAGAAGGGTACAACCTGAATGATCTGCCAGAGGGGTACATGGGCAAGATGCTGGTGTACAAGAGCGGCAAGGTCAAGATGAAGCTTGGAGATGCCGTGTTCGAT GTGAGCCCGGGCACGGAATGCGGGATGCAGCAGCACGCAGTAGCGGTGAACACTAGAAGGAAACATTGCTGCCAGCTTGGGGAGATCGAGAGGCAGCATGTCGTGGTGACCCCGGATGTCAACTCCCTGCTGAATGACAATAGGGACTAG
- the LOC123071772 gene encoding DNA-directed RNA polymerase III subunit RPC4 isoform X1 (The sequence of the model RefSeq protein was modified relative to this genomic sequence to represent the inferred CDS: added 75 bases not found in genome assembly), with translation MKKMKPRKRTKRRRTNPHDRNENGNYREEERLLQLRSERAATVSPETKSSSSSSCPSFPAVGGKQKMDAAGTSKRGRRPPSKPQKLKFKPKVPSRKPKKPPAQKPQLEETKTIDEELMKTLRTGRGDAKTLRVIKDEQSAQNPDSKTLSSAAGVSFQAAQSGKQKQPKNSQKALQIPRAFPANPERFYGDEDDKDEDEDDDNVVREDDNDVELPESLPSSTECESSIHPAKELNLLEHDDKTRMFLFQLPKSLPLLRTPSTIVHRNGRAIVKEVKEGYNLNDLPEGYMGKMLVYKSGKVKMKLGDAVFDVSPGTECGMQQHAVAVNTRRKHCCQLGEIERQHVVVTPDVNSLLNDNRD, from the exons TATCGAGAAGAAGAACGGCTGCTGCAGCTCCGGAGCGAGCGAGCGGCGACCGTTTCTCCGGAGACGaagagctcgagctcgagctcctGTCCCTCCTTCCCGGCAGTAG GGGGAAAGCAGAAAATGGACGCAGCGGGTACCTCCAAGAGAGGCCGTCGTCCTCCTAGCAAG CCACAGAAGCTCAAGTTCAAGCCGAAAGTGCCGTCGCGCAAGCCAAAAAAGCCACCTGCACAAAA GCCACAATTAGAAGAGACAAAAACAATTGATGAAGAGTTAATGAAGACACTGAGG ACAGGACGAGGAGATGCAAAAACTTTGCGAGTTATAAAAG ATGAGCAATCGGCACAGAATCCTGACTCGAAGACGCTCTCTTCTGCAGCCGGAGTTAGCTTCCAAGCGGCGCAGTCAGGAAAGCAGAAGCAACCAAAAAATTCTCAG AAGGCACTTCAAATCCCTAGGGCCTTCCCTGCCAATCCAG AAAGGTtctacggtgatgaagatgacaaggacgaggacgaagatgatGATAATGTTGTTCGAGAAGATGATAATGATGTTGAGTTACCGGAGTCTCTCCCAAGCTCAACCGAATGTGAATCTTCCATCCATCCAGCGAAAGAGCTCAATCTGCTC GAACACGACGACAAGACAAGGATGTTCTTGTTTCAGTTGCCGAAATCTCTTCCTCTGCTCAGAACACCATCCACTATAGTTCATAGGAATGGAAGGGCCATTGTCAAGGAGGTGAAAGAAGGGTACAACCTGAATGATCTGCCAGAGGGGTACATGGGCAAGATGCTGGTGTACAAGAGCGGCAAGGTCAAGATGAAGCTTGGAGATGCCGTGTTCGAT GTGAGCCCGGGCACGGAATGCGGGATGCAGCAGCACGCAGTAGCGGTGAACACTAGAAGGAAACATTGCTGCCAGCTTGGGGAGATCGAGAGGCAGCATGTCGTGGTGACCCCGGATGTCAACTCCCTGCTGAATGACAATAGGGACTAG
- the LOC123071772 gene encoding DNA-directed RNA polymerase III subunit RPC4 isoform X3 (The sequence of the model RefSeq protein was modified relative to this genomic sequence to represent the inferred CDS: added 75 bases not found in genome assembly), whose product MKKMKPRKRTKRRRTNPHDRNENGNYREEERLLQLRSERAATVSPETKSSSSSSCPSFPAVGGKQKMDAAGTSKRGRRPPSKKLKFKPKVPSRKPKKPPAQKPQLEETKTIDEELMKTLRTGRGDAKTLRVIKDEQSAQNPDSKTLSSAAGVSFQAAQSGKQKQPKNSQKALQIPRAFPANPERFYGDEDDKDEDEDDDNVVREDDNDVELPESLPSSTECESSIHPAKELNLLEHDDKTRMFLFQLPKSLPLLRTPSTIVHRNGRAIVKEVKEGYNLNDLPEGYMGKMLVYKSGKVKMKLGDAVFDVSPGTECGMQQHAVAVNTRRKHCCQLGEIERQHVVVTPDVNSLLNDNRD is encoded by the exons TATCGAGAAGAAGAACGGCTGCTGCAGCTCCGGAGCGAGCGAGCGGCGACCGTTTCTCCGGAGACGaagagctcgagctcgagctcctGTCCCTCCTTCCCGGCAGTAG GGGGAAAGCAGAAAATGGACGCAGCGGGTACCTCCAAGAGAGGCCGTCGTCCTCCTAGCAAG AAGCTCAAGTTCAAGCCGAAAGTGCCGTCGCGCAAGCCAAAAAAGCCACCTGCACAAAA GCCACAATTAGAAGAGACAAAAACAATTGATGAAGAGTTAATGAAGACACTGAGG ACAGGACGAGGAGATGCAAAAACTTTGCGAGTTATAAAAG ATGAGCAATCGGCACAGAATCCTGACTCGAAGACGCTCTCTTCTGCAGCCGGAGTTAGCTTCCAAGCGGCGCAGTCAGGAAAGCAGAAGCAACCAAAAAATTCTCAG AAGGCACTTCAAATCCCTAGGGCCTTCCCTGCCAATCCAG AAAGGTtctacggtgatgaagatgacaaggacgaggacgaagatgatGATAATGTTGTTCGAGAAGATGATAATGATGTTGAGTTACCGGAGTCTCTCCCAAGCTCAACCGAATGTGAATCTTCCATCCATCCAGCGAAAGAGCTCAATCTGCTC GAACACGACGACAAGACAAGGATGTTCTTGTTTCAGTTGCCGAAATCTCTTCCTCTGCTCAGAACACCATCCACTATAGTTCATAGGAATGGAAGGGCCATTGTCAAGGAGGTGAAAGAAGGGTACAACCTGAATGATCTGCCAGAGGGGTACATGGGCAAGATGCTGGTGTACAAGAGCGGCAAGGTCAAGATGAAGCTTGGAGATGCCGTGTTCGAT GTGAGCCCGGGCACGGAATGCGGGATGCAGCAGCACGCAGTAGCGGTGAACACTAGAAGGAAACATTGCTGCCAGCTTGGGGAGATCGAGAGGCAGCATGTCGTGGTGACCCCGGATGTCAACTCCCTGCTGAATGACAATAGGGACTAG
- the LOC123071773 gene encoding signal recognition particle subunit SRP72, with the protein MPPKSKAAAAAAEPVSVEDLFTALHRHIEAGEFPXXXXXXSAVLAVSPGDEDAVRCKVVAHIKSDATDKALAAIRAAERLPIDLSYYKAYCYYRQNKLQEALDILNGQEETAAVLQLESQIYYRLGRMNDCMSSYEKLQKFKVDSIDLKINIIAALVAGGRASEVQAAMKAQKVDLTTRALRDTRSFELAYNSACTLIENKKYSEAKEQLDLAKRIGKEELMVEDYAEDEIEYELAPVSVQLAYVQQLQGQTQEAMETYANMINKKSGDPSSLAVATTNLISVKGTKDAADGLRKLDRLVEKSTAPNQLQLIESLEFKLSSRQKEALYSARVLLLLHANKIDQAQELVSGLLGMFRDSVFPVLLQAAVHVREKKVPKAEEVLSRYAEKHPDNSKGVLLALAQIAANANHFQIAADSLSKISDIQHMPATVATLVALKERLNDSNGAASVLDSAIKWWKNAMTEDNKLDMFMREAATFKLNHGRDEEACQLYEELVKSYGSTEALAGLVATSARTDLAKAEQYEKQLKPLPGLQGIDVKSLEKTSGARHVEQAMKVDAPEEVKKQKAKKRKRKPKYPKGYDPANPGPPPDPERWLPKRERSTYRPKRKDKRAQVRGAQGAVSREKHDGSAANAGATSSKPTTSAKAPEPPKGSNKSRKKKSRS; encoded by the exons ATGCCGCCCAAATCTaaggccgcggccgccgccgccgagccggtCTCCGTGGAGGACCTCTTCACGGCGCTCCACCGCCACATCGAGGCCGGCGAGTTCCCCCANNNNNNNNNNNNNN ATTCTGCAGTTCTCGCGGTGTCGCCGGGCGACGAGGACGCGGTGCGATGCAAGGTGGTGGCGCACATCAAGTCCGACGCGACGGACAAGGCGCTCGCGGCCATCCGCGCCGCCGAGCGCCTCCCCATCGATCTCAGCTACTACAAG GCATACTGCTACTACAGGCAAAACAAGCTGCAAGAAGCTCTGGATATATTGAATGGTCAAGAAGAAACAGCTGCCGTTCTCCAGCTGGAATCCCAGATCTATTACCGATTAGGAAGAATGAATGATTGCATGAGTAGCTATGAGAAGCTCCAGAAGTTCAAGGTTGACTCAATAGATCTAAAGATAAATATCATTGCTGCTCTAGTTGCTGGTGGAAGGGCTTCTGAAGTACAGGCAGCCATGAAGGCGCAAAAGGTTGATCTTACCACTAGAGCACTCAGAGATACTAGGAGCTTCGAGCTTGCATATAATTCGGCTTGCACCTTGATAGAAAATAAGAAGTATTCAGAAGCTAAAGAGCAGCTGGACTTGGCAAAAAG AATCGGGAAAGAGGAGCTTATGGTGGAAGATTATGCAGAAGATGAGATTGAATATGAATTAGCTCCTGTGTCTGTTCAACTTGCTTATGTACAGCAG CTACAAGGACAGACTCAGGAAGCCATGGAAACCTATGCCAATATGATAAACAAGAAATCAGGAGACCCCTCATCACTTGCCGTGGCAACAACCAACCTTATTTCAGTAAAAGGTACAAAGGATGCTGCTGATGGCCTGAGGAAGCTTGACCGGCTTGTCGAGAAGTCGACAGCGCCGAACCAGTTGCAACTGATCGAGAGCCTTGAATTCAAGTTATCTTCAAGGCAAAAAGAGGCCCTGTACTCTGCTCGTGTTCTTTTGCTCCTCCATGCAAATAAAATTGATCAG GCACAAGAGTTGGTAAGTGGGCTGCTTGGTATGTTTCGAGACAGTGTGTTCCCTGTTTTACTTCAAGCTGCAGTTCATGTGAGAGAAAAGAAGGTCCCGAAAGCTGAAGAAGTTCTAAGTCGGTATGCTGAGAAGCATCCTGATAATTCTAAAGGAGTCCTCCTTGCACTTGCCCAGATTGCTGCCAATGCCAACCATTTTCAGATTGCTGCTGATTCACTATCAAAGATATCTGACATCCAGCACATGCCTGCTACGGTTGCTACACTGGTAGCTCTAAAAGAGCGTCTAAATGACTCTAACGGTGCTGCTTCTGTGCTTGATTCTGCTATCAAGTGGTGGAAAAACGCCATGACTGAAGATAACAAGTTGGATATGTTCATGCGGGAGGCTGCAACATTTAAGCTCAACCATGGGCGTGATGAAGAGGCCTGTCAGCTGTACGAGGAACTTGTGAAGAGCTATGGAAGCACCGAAGCGTTGGCTGGGCTAGTAGCAACGTCTGCACGCACTGACCTTGCAAAAGCTGAGCAATATGAGAAGCAGCTGAAACCGTTGCCGGGTCTTCAGGGAATTGACGTAAAGAGCCTGGAGAAGACATCTGGTGCAAGGCATGTAGAGCAAGCCATGAAGGTTGATGCTCCCGAGGAAGTGAAGAAGCAAAAGgctaagaagaggaagaggaagcctaAATATCCGAAAGGATATGATCCAGCGAACCCAGGGCCACCCCCAGATCCTGAGAGATGGCTGCCCAAGAGGGAGAGGTCGACTTACCGTCCGAAGAGGAAGGACAAGAGGGCTCAGGTCAGAGGTGCTCAGGGTGCTGTGAGTAGAGAGAAGCATGATGGATCTGCTGCCAATGCCGGTGCCACCTCTTCGAAACCCACCACCTCGGCCAAGGCTCCAGAACCACCGAAGGGCTCCAACAAGTCCCGGAAGAAAAAGTCGAGGTCTTAG